In Bacteroides cellulosilyticus, the genomic stretch AACAAAACAACGCCTCCATGCTTTTGTCAGATTGGAATAATAATTCATCTCACTCAGCAAGCCGTGAGGAACATCTTTCAAGGCATAGAAATCGGCATCATGAGCCGGAACCTCTATACCACTGCCCCAACGACCCGCTCCATAGAAATAAATGGTACCCGGATCAGGAACAGCTGCTCCGTCCACATTCAGCTGGTAATAATGGAATCCCTCCTGTTGCGGAGCGGACTCGCCTGTCCACACACCCTTTTCATCTTTGGTAAGGTCATACTTCACGCCACCCAAATCGAGCTGTACTACCTTTGCTTCGGGTGCCGAAATTTGTACACGAACCTTACGCTCCGAATTGACCTGAGGATAAAGCTTCCCCGGTTGATTCACTTCCGATGGTTTGAAATCCTCCACTGTCTGCGCAAAAGATGGTAAGCCTACGCTTACCATCCATGACATCATACTCCAAAATAAAATTTGTTTCTTCATAAATTAGATATTACTTCTTAAATAAATTCGGTAAAAATTCATTCAGACATCTGCGCCAGGTAAGCCATTCGTGGGCTGTTCCCTGCGATTTATATGAAGCTACACGGATATTCATGCCTTGCAGAGCCTCAATAAGTTGTGCGGTTCCCATATTTTCTTCCGTTCCGCAGCCCAGGAACAAGTAATGTACTTTCTTGTTGAAAATATCGGCATCAGCAAACACTCCATTGAAGGCATTCTTTACATCCAGTCCGAAGATAGCTCCACTGAAACTGCCAATATACGAAAATTTATCAAGATTGGTCAAAGTAATGTCGAAAGTTTGCTTGCCACCCCATGACAGCCCCGCCATAGCACGGTGTTCGCGGTCAGTATAAGTACGGAATGTTTTGTCCACCATCGGGATAAGGTCATTTATCATCAGAGTGGCAAAAGAAGAACCATACAGGTTACGTTCATCATTCACATTCTTTCCGGGACGCGGGCGGAATCCCACTTCTACATCGCCACTTTCCATCACCACAATCATGGGCACACATTTACCTTCGGCAATCTGGTTATCGAGAATGTTGTACATGTAGCCCTGTGTGCTCCATCCGGTTTCATCCTCGCCCATGCCGTGTTGCAGATAAAGCACCGGATAGCGTTTCTTTGTATTTTTTTCATATTCGGCGGGAGTATAGACCACGCAACGACGGAAACGCTGCTGGCTTTCAGCATAGTAAGTACAGGTGCGCACCTGTCCGTGGGGCACATTCTGTGGGCGGTAATAATCGCCTTCTTTACCCTCAGGCACTTCTATCCCACTTGCCATACGGCTACAGCCAAAGTATGTGCAACTCATAGGGTCAATAACCGAGAAGCCGTCCACCAACAAGAAATAATAATGGAAACCAACTACCAACGGATCAGTCTTTACTGTCCACCAACCATGTTCATCCTTGTCCATATCATATTTCTTACCACAAATATCCACCTGCAAACGTTTTACATCGGGCGAGAAAATACGGAAATAGGCGCGGCTTTCCTTGTCCAGACGCGGAAAATCACAGCCATGCATGTTTGACGAAGCTTCCACCGTATTCTTCATTATTTCCTCTGTAGTGGGAAGTTCTTTACCCATCATCTTCAACATGGCGGCGGCATAGCGGCGGCCCAAAACGCGATAACCGGCAGCATCAAAGTGCAGATGGTCGGCAGCACAGCTCAAGCCTTTTGACGAAACAACGGCACAGTTCTTTATCACCTGCGGCAAGGTTGCTATGATCGGATTCATGGCGGCACAAGTACCCCCGTGGTCGGCATTCACTACCTCACCGGCCAGTAAAGGAACTTCTTCAGCTTTCAAATTTAAATCAGCCAGCAAGTTGTCATATACATCCTTTACTTTTGCAGGCCATTCCTCTTCTCCCGTGTTCGATTCACCCTGGTGCAATAAGATACCTTTTATCACGCCATCTTTCTGTGCTATTTTAGCCATCTCCACCAAGCGGGCATAAGGATCGTTGTCATACTCCTTGAGCATACCCAACATCCATTGCGGAGCTGTCTTGATATATTCCCCGCGCTTGTCTTTCTGGAAAAGTTCTATCTTGCAGCCGCCCACTGCTACATGCACCACACCCACACGTACATTTTCCGGAAGGTTCTCTATCATTGTCCGCCCAAAGTAGTCTACGGGAGTCAACCCCGTACGCTGACGACACAGCGGAGCACGTGCCGGATACCATTTACCCTTTACCCTGCCCAATTCTTTATTGTCTACAGCTGACAACACTTGGAAACGCGGACTTACCAATGTGTCCTGAGCCTCATAGCGGGCATTCCCTTCCATGTTCGATTGTCCCAGACACAGATAGATATAAAAGTTTGCATCTTGTGCAGATACAGTCAGGCTTGTAAGAAGCAGACCTGCCAACAAAGCCATAATAAGTTTTATACTTTTCATTTTTATTTTATATTGATAATAAATATAATAATTTGCTCTAAGTTTTTCGGCATTGCCGGTGAGTGCGTAAAACAAGCATGCGATAAATAATAACAGCTTTTTCATTCTATTCAATTATAAGGTTTCTACTCGTTTGCTTTCAAATGCAGTAAGTGCATTGCAAAGAAAGACTTTTTTTGCGGTTTAAATCACTTCCCATGTAACATAAACCTTTCTCTATAGCTCATTTCCATAAAAAAGTAGAACTTATCGGGCAATTGGATAAAAGATAAGGTGAAGGATGTGAGGGCTGAAAAGCGGATATATTGATGGTCTACTCATAACGACAAAAAGGCCATACTAATATTTCTTTCAGTATGGCCCTCATGAACTTTACCTATAATATCTATCGTCCTATTGAAATAATGAATATCATTTTTATTAATTTGCCCAACCGCGTACCTGATGTATTTGGTCGTTGATTTCGATTATATTTTGTGGAAGTGGCCAGTATTCGTTCTTGCCCTCAACGAATTTAAGTGTAATGTTAGCTTCGGCATATGGGTGACGTATGTCATACACAAGCTTGTGAGGTCTACTGCCACCGGAAGTCCAATATTCGTCAGTTTGATAAGGAACGTTATCAAGCACCTTGTCGTAGCACTGCTTGGCAATACCCCAACGAACGATGTCGAACCAACGGCAGCCTTCGAACCAAAGTTCATATTGCTTTTCGTTTTGAAGCACTTCGAGGTCAACAGTGGCAGATACGGTTGCTGAACCTGCGCGTTGCTGAATCTTGTTGATATACTTCTTAGCTTCATCCGGCTGACTTGATAAACAAGCTTCTGCATAAATCAGATAAGCTTCACCCAAACGGGCAATGCAGAGGTTTGTATTGTTACAGTTGTCACCTACAGAGAGGTCAGCGTCGTTAGGATGCATCATCATCTTCACTTCCATCACGTCACTACGAGAGAATGAACCATAAGTATTGGTGATACCACGGTTTTCGTCAAATTCTTTATCTGCGCGAGTAGTGCAAGTAGCATCGCTTTTCCAACCGCAGAGTTTTTCATCGTAAAAGAATTCGTCAGAAGTCAAGAAAGTAGCTTTACGACGATAGCTGTCACCATCGTTTGCCAGCATTTTGTGAGCAAACTCATGATTGATAGAGCCACCACCCCAACCACCGGCTGAGCAAATAAGTGGACTCGTACCACCACCTTTAATATCATCACCACGCCAGTTGAGTACGTTGGCCACCATCCAACGGCCACGATTATTACCACCTCTCCATGAGTCTGTACCACCTGCGGCCGCTGTATTAGTAACATAGTTGAATTCGAAAATCTTTTCTTCACAACCATCACCTTCTACGTGGAACAAGTCACGGAAACGTTCACCCGGAACGAGGTCGTAGTTTTGAGACTCTACAAGGGGTTTCATTACGCTAATCACCTTGGCATTGTCACCTGCAAAAAGAGCAGACTTACCGGCTACGAATCGAGCGAAACCTTGAGTTACAACCCAAGCACCTTCTTGATCATTCTTACCTTTACGTTCGGGCAAGTCAGAAAGAGCCTCTTCACATTCTTTCACGCACCAATCAAAGATAGCCTTCTGTGACTCTGCATTCACCGGTTTTTCATCGGTGATGAGGTGATCAATCAAAGGGGGCTGATAATACACCTGTGCAGCCAGCATGTGTGCCCATGCACGCATCACCTTAGCTTCGGCAACAGCTTGTTTCTTAACAGGAGTATCAGCTGTTTCACCAAAATAGTGAATTATCAAGTTGGCAGAATAGATTGCCTTATAGATGTGATTATAAAGCGTACTGATAGGGGCATAGCTGGGATCATAACGGAACTCATTAAGTCTACGGAAATCTGCATGGTCGTCAATGTTACCACCGGCTGCAAACACGTCGTCGGCAGAGTAGTTAAGACCCATGATATATGCATTCCAGATACCTTCAGTAGCACCGATTTCTCCGATATAAGTAGCATACATGGCTGTCAACGCGGATTCGGCATCCGCATCAGTCTTGTAGAAGTTAGCTGTACTGCTGGTTGCTTTCTGTTCCACATCAAGCATGTCTTCACACGCAGTAAACATCATACTTGAAAGCAAAGCGATTGATAAAAATATTTTTTTCATATCTCTTTCGATTAATTATAATTAGAATGTAACACTTACGCCAAATACCATCTTTTTCATGATAGGATATGCACCCTTGTCGAGACCCGGACAGTTGTATTCATTTGTACAGGTTTCAGGGTCGAGACCCGGATACTTGGTGAATGTGAAGAAGTCGTCCAATGATACGTAAAAACGTGCGTTGTCGATGAATACTTTATTGGTGATCCTCTTAGGCAATGTGTAACCAAGTTGAATTTGCTTAATCTTGAAGAACGAGCCATCGTAAACCATGGCAGATGAACGCCAGAATGTACCGCTACCTGTTACAGAAGCTGCGTCAGGAAGTTTGCCAGACTTGAAGTCTTTATAAATACCTTCTGATAAGTTGTTGTAGCCTGAACGATAGAGACCGTAGTAGACATCGTTACCGGCAGCACCGGTACCGAACAAAGTGAAGTCGAACCCCTTGTATTCAGCATTCAAGGTAATACCGTAAGTCAAAGTAGGAAGACCGGAACCGATGTTGGTCATGTCCTCAGCTTGTGGGTCGTTGGTCAATTCGCCATCTTTGGTGTAGTATTGTGCAGTACCGTCAGCAGCACGGCCCGCATACTTAAAACCGCGCATGTACCATATGGGTTCGCCTTGCTCGAAGTAGCAACGAACAACTTCGGGAGATGCACCTTCAACAGTTGCGCCGGAAATACGTTCGATAGATGGATCGAGGTAAGTCACTTCATTGTGAAGTGTGGCCATGTTAGCAGATATGCCATATTTGAAGTCACCGATATGGTCTTTCCAGCTAAGTTCTACTTCGAAACCGCTGTTTTCAACTTTACCGGCGTTCATTGTCATAGAAGAAACACCTGATTCAGGCATAGTGGGAGCACTTACAAGCAAGTCCTTGGTATTCTTCTTGTAATAGTCGAGACCAACGCTCAATCTGTCGTTTAAGAAACGGAAGTCAGCACCCAAGTCGATTTGTTCTGAAGTTTCCCAAGTCAGGTTAGGGTTGGCAATACCGTTAGGCATTGAACCAAAAGTAACGGCACTTGTTGAACCATAGTTATAGAATTGTGAATTCGTATTAATACCGGCTGTATATGCATAGTTACTCAATACGTTTACGTTACCATTCTGTCCCCAAGATGCACGGAGCTTACCGTATGACATGATGCTTGGATTGACGTTATCTTTGAAGAAGCTTTCGTTTGAGAATGTCCAGCCTGCAGATGCAGAGAAGAACTTACCCCAACGGTTGTCTTTCGAAAGTTTAGAAGAGTCGAATGCATCGGCACGGAAGTTAGCCTGAACGCTATAGCGGTTGTCGTAGCTATAAGTTACACGGCCGAAGTAAGAGAGTGCTCGAGTAGTGCCCTTTATGCCGCCGATGTTCTTCGTTGTTCCTTCATTAGCATTTACACAATCGAGGTAGATGAAGTTAGAAGAATAAGCTTTAAGGATGTCCGAACCGGAAGCATTGGCGCTGACAAAATTTGAATCGCTTTGGCGATATGACATACCGGCCATGGCACCTACAGCGTGTTTGCCGGCGAAGATATCGTTATAGTTGGCGAAGTTTTCCCATTGATACCAAGTAGAGTTTCTACTAGCGCCAGAGATAATGTAGTTGTCACCTTTGGTTTGACCATTGAGGTAGTAGGGGTATTGATAGTCAGATTCGTTGTTGAAGGAGATACGATAACCCAAACGAGAAGTGAAAGTCACTTGCTTGACAGGAGTAACGTTCATGTAAGCGGTACCATTAACGTTTACGCCACTGTTGCGTGATTCTGAACGGTCGCGTTGCGAGAAGGGGTTGCCACCGGCAAGACGTTGGTTGAAGTAGGAAGTAGCATAATAGCCGTTTTCATCACCAAAGAGAGTGTAGTTAGAATCACCTGCTTGAATTTTATTGTAGTAGTCACGATATTCACCCAAC encodes the following:
- a CDS encoding sialate O-acetylesterase yields the protein MKSIKLIMALLAGLLLTSLTVSAQDANFYIYLCLGQSNMEGNARYEAQDTLVSPRFQVLSAVDNKELGRVKGKWYPARAPLCRQRTGLTPVDYFGRTMIENLPENVRVGVVHVAVGGCKIELFQKDKRGEYIKTAPQWMLGMLKEYDNDPYARLVEMAKIAQKDGVIKGILLHQGESNTGEEEWPAKVKDVYDNLLADLNLKAEEVPLLAGEVVNADHGGTCAAMNPIIATLPQVIKNCAVVSSKGLSCAADHLHFDAAGYRVLGRRYAAAMLKMMGKELPTTEEIMKNTVEASSNMHGCDFPRLDKESRAYFRIFSPDVKRLQVDICGKKYDMDKDEHGWWTVKTDPLVVGFHYYFLLVDGFSVIDPMSCTYFGCSRMASGIEVPEGKEGDYYRPQNVPHGQVRTCTYYAESQQRFRRCVVYTPAEYEKNTKKRYPVLYLQHGMGEDETGWSTQGYMYNILDNQIAEGKCVPMIVVMESGDVEVGFRPRPGKNVNDERNLYGSSFATLMINDLIPMVDKTFRTYTDREHRAMAGLSWGGKQTFDITLTNLDKFSYIGSFSGAIFGLDVKNAFNGVFADADIFNKKVHYLFLGCGTEENMGTAQLIEALQGMNIRVASYKSQGTAHEWLTWRRCLNEFLPNLFKK
- a CDS encoding RagB/SusD family nutrient uptake outer membrane protein gives rise to the protein MKKIFLSIALLSSMMFTACEDMLDVEQKATSSTANFYKTDADAESALTAMYATYIGEIGATEGIWNAYIMGLNYSADDVFAAGGNIDDHADFRRLNEFRYDPSYAPISTLYNHIYKAIYSANLIIHYFGETADTPVKKQAVAEAKVMRAWAHMLAAQVYYQPPLIDHLITDEKPVNAESQKAIFDWCVKECEEALSDLPERKGKNDQEGAWVVTQGFARFVAGKSALFAGDNAKVISVMKPLVESQNYDLVPGERFRDLFHVEGDGCEEKIFEFNYVTNTAAAGGTDSWRGGNNRGRWMVANVLNWRGDDIKGGGTSPLICSAGGWGGGSINHEFAHKMLANDGDSYRRKATFLTSDEFFYDEKLCGWKSDATCTTRADKEFDENRGITNTYGSFSRSDVMEVKMMMHPNDADLSVGDNCNNTNLCIARLGEAYLIYAEACLSSQPDEAKKYINKIQQRAGSATVSATVDLEVLQNEKQYELWFEGCRWFDIVRWGIAKQCYDKVLDNVPYQTDEYWTSGGSRPHKLVYDIRHPYAEANITLKFVEGKNEYWPLPQNIIEINDQIHQVRGWAN
- a CDS encoding SusC/RagA family TonB-linked outer membrane protein, yielding MMKNVVKKNQKIPFLFMLMLLACMSASAQFQVKGTVVSANDSEPMIGVTILENGTHNGCITDLNGNYSISVESSNATLEASFIGYKSQTVKVSGRNVINFRLEEDTEVLDEVVVVGYGVQRKSDLTGSVASVKADELKGLSTTDAAAALQGKASGVQILNGSGKPGQGASIRVRGYSSNSNNIGPLLIVDGLQVSSIQYLDPSMIESMEVLKDAASAAIYGAEAGNGVVLITTKSGKKGRSSITYSGKWTNQSLGDVPSLLNATQFKDWMTMQLGAESVNAALADAQTQYGWDPNTNTDWLKAYFEDTWAQQHTLTLEGGNDRGSYFLSVNHVNQDGIVKGSKDKYERLTAQINADYMIKDWLKVGTNTSIEKWSTRGISEQGYGSSFEMLLLIDPLTPLYWTKPEQMLGEYRDYYNKIQAGDSNYTLFGDENGYYATSYFNQRLAGGNPFSQRDRSESRNSGVNVNGTAYMNVTPVKQVTFTSRLGYRISFNNESDYQYPYYLNGQTKGDNYIISGASRNSTWYQWENFANYNDIFAGKHAVGAMAGMSYRQSDSNFVSANASGSDILKAYSSNFIYLDCVNANEGTTKNIGGIKGTTRALSYFGRVTYSYDNRYSVQANFRADAFDSSKLSKDNRWGKFFSASAGWTFSNESFFKDNVNPSIMSYGKLRASWGQNGNVNVLSNYAYTAGINTNSQFYNYGSTSAVTFGSMPNGIANPNLTWETSEQIDLGADFRFLNDRLSVGLDYYKKNTKDLLVSAPTMPESGVSSMTMNAGKVENSGFEVELSWKDHIGDFKYGISANMATLHNEVTYLDPSIERISGATVEGASPEVVRCYFEQGEPIWYMRGFKYAGRAADGTAQYYTKDGELTNDPQAEDMTNIGSGLPTLTYGITLNAEYKGFDFTLFGTGAAGNDVYYGLYRSGYNNLSEGIYKDFKSGKLPDAASVTGSGTFWRSSAMVYDGSFFKIKQIQLGYTLPKRITNKVFIDNARFYVSLDDFFTFTKYPGLDPETCTNEYNCPGLDKGAYPIMKKMVFGVSVTF